Proteins found in one Myxococcus virescens genomic segment:
- a CDS encoding cytochrome c3 family protein — MGLFPPATDGVLRAVLGLMAVLPVATPVALLLLARSPLGTGAFEPVQQPVQFDHRHHASDEGIGCRYCHDGAWQGPSAGIPPTSRCMGCHAQIWNESALLAPVRQSYFEDRPIPWNRVHRLPQYVFFNHAIHVHKGVGCVSCHGRVDQMPLVEQVAPLTMGWCLECHRDPAPHLRPPEHVADMTWSPRGPARDVGLAVMRTLDVSPRTECSTCHR, encoded by the coding sequence ATGGGTCTCTTTCCACCGGCGACTGATGGAGTCCTGCGAGCCGTGCTCGGCCTGATGGCCGTGCTGCCGGTGGCCACGCCCGTGGCGTTGCTGCTGCTGGCCCGCAGTCCCCTGGGGACGGGGGCCTTCGAGCCCGTGCAGCAGCCGGTGCAGTTCGACCACCGCCACCACGCGTCGGACGAGGGCATTGGCTGCCGCTACTGCCATGACGGCGCGTGGCAGGGGCCTTCGGCGGGCATTCCACCCACCAGCCGGTGCATGGGCTGTCACGCGCAGATCTGGAACGAGAGCGCGCTGCTGGCGCCCGTGCGCCAGAGCTACTTCGAGGACCGGCCCATCCCGTGGAACAGGGTCCACCGGCTGCCGCAGTACGTCTTCTTCAACCACGCCATCCACGTCCACAAGGGCGTGGGGTGCGTGAGCTGCCACGGCCGCGTGGACCAGATGCCGCTGGTGGAGCAGGTCGCGCCGCTCACCATGGGCTGGTGCCTGGAGTGCCACCGCGACCCGGCGCCGCACCTGCGGCCCCCGGAGCACGTCGCGGACATGACGTGGAGCCCGCGGGGCCCAGCCCGCGACGTGGGGCTGGCGGTGATGCGGACCCTGGATGTCTCGCCCCGGACCGAGTGCTCCACATGCCACCGCTGA
- a CDS encoding 4Fe-4S dicluster domain-containing protein has translation MLHMPPLTDRYPLPVLEGAEPWRSLEARQGAAPAPSPGEFPLDADAPPRGLSRRVLLELAAFGTAAAGLTGCFRAPPEKVLPYSRPPPDVTPGIPLHYATGLSLDGYARGVLVRSQEGRPTLVQGNPSHPESLGAAGAHEQASLLGLYDPHRARAVRHRGAPTSLSQVFQMVRRRAARQDGGAGLRLLVEPTASPLWTRTFERILARFPKARVVPFSATQTGNAHEGARLAWGRPLRAMPDWGSARAVVVLDDDFLSTLTGGLRAPREFVSARMPPALNRLWVVESRLSLTGAFADERLRARPSRVPWIARALAAELGRLLGHDALRGIGRGVLEPAEHRWVAGAARDLAEQGDGALIVVGESQPAAVHALAHLLNATLHGGTVRCVDSLLVPAPDEAALPALVADIRAGVVDTLLITAWNPVYRAPTDVPLGEALGLVEDAVYCALHDDETAARVSWSVPSTHPFEAWDDGRAVDGTATILQPLIAPLVESAVPPLELLAAFAGALATTPYERLRAQWREHAAASGRFEEEWERWLAEGVVPGTRLPVQQAAVDAASVLAAVQSLPPSGDGLELHFVTDTKVHDGRYGANPWLQELPDPVTQLTWDNAVWVSPATASRLSLVRGDRVRLELRGRSMEAPVLVVPGQANDTLTLPLGYGQRLGSPVARGVGFDAQVLRFQDAPWWASGVRLTRVEGHHDFALTQEHWHMEGRPIALQTTAARFAAQGDVRLPALQASEAHLYPPRPVSDAPGHRWGMAIDLHRCTGCSACVVACQAENNIPAVGKDQVRRGREMHWLRIDRYFMGDADNPAVITQPLMCVHCEYAPCEYVCPVAATVHSDEGLNQMVYNRCVGTRYCSNNCPYKVRRFNYLEYNRGGPLDRMYRNPQVTVRSRGVMEKCTYCVQRIEAARITARVAHRAIRQGEVRTACQQACPTEAIVFGDLNQPEDPVTRLHQDPRHYALLNHLGTQPRTVHLIRLKNPSEATG, from the coding sequence GTGCTCCACATGCCACCGCTGACCGACCGATATCCGCTCCCCGTCCTGGAGGGAGCCGAGCCCTGGCGCAGCCTGGAGGCGAGACAGGGCGCCGCGCCCGCGCCGTCGCCGGGTGAGTTTCCCTTGGATGCCGATGCGCCACCTCGGGGGCTGTCCCGGCGCGTGTTGCTGGAGTTGGCCGCGTTCGGCACCGCCGCCGCGGGCCTGACGGGCTGTTTCCGCGCGCCGCCGGAGAAGGTCCTGCCGTATTCGCGGCCACCGCCAGACGTCACTCCAGGCATCCCGCTCCACTACGCCACGGGGCTTTCTTTGGACGGCTACGCGCGGGGCGTCCTGGTGCGCAGCCAGGAGGGGCGGCCCACGCTGGTGCAGGGCAATCCGTCCCACCCGGAGAGCCTGGGAGCGGCGGGCGCGCACGAACAGGCGTCGCTGCTGGGCCTGTATGACCCGCACCGTGCTCGGGCCGTACGCCACCGTGGCGCGCCCACCTCCCTGTCCCAGGTCTTCCAGATGGTGCGCCGTCGCGCCGCGCGCCAGGACGGAGGGGCGGGACTTCGCCTGCTGGTGGAGCCCACCGCGTCACCGCTGTGGACCCGGACCTTCGAGCGCATCCTGGCTCGCTTCCCGAAGGCCCGGGTGGTGCCCTTCAGCGCCACGCAGACGGGGAACGCGCACGAGGGCGCCCGCCTGGCGTGGGGCCGGCCCCTGCGCGCGATGCCGGATTGGGGCTCCGCGCGCGCCGTGGTGGTCCTGGATGACGACTTCCTGTCCACGCTGACGGGAGGACTGCGCGCGCCACGTGAATTCGTCTCCGCGCGCATGCCGCCGGCGCTCAATCGCCTCTGGGTGGTGGAGAGTCGCTTGAGCCTCACGGGCGCCTTCGCGGACGAGCGGCTCCGGGCGCGCCCGTCTCGTGTGCCGTGGATTGCCCGGGCGCTCGCGGCGGAGTTGGGGCGACTGCTGGGGCACGATGCGTTGAGGGGGATCGGGCGCGGGGTGCTGGAGCCCGCGGAGCATCGCTGGGTGGCAGGGGCCGCTCGGGACCTGGCGGAGCAGGGGGACGGGGCGCTCATCGTGGTAGGAGAATCCCAGCCCGCGGCGGTGCACGCGCTGGCGCACCTGCTCAACGCGACCTTGCACGGTGGAACGGTGCGGTGCGTGGACTCGCTCCTGGTGCCCGCGCCGGACGAGGCGGCGTTGCCGGCGCTCGTCGCGGACATCCGTGCGGGCGTGGTGGACACGCTGCTCATCACCGCGTGGAACCCCGTCTACCGCGCGCCCACGGACGTGCCCCTGGGGGAGGCGCTGGGGCTGGTGGAGGACGCCGTGTACTGCGCGCTCCACGACGATGAGACCGCCGCGCGGGTGTCCTGGTCCGTCCCCTCCACGCATCCGTTCGAGGCCTGGGACGATGGGCGCGCGGTGGATGGCACCGCGACCATCTTGCAGCCGCTCATCGCGCCGCTGGTGGAGAGCGCCGTGCCTCCGCTGGAGCTGCTGGCGGCCTTCGCCGGAGCGCTGGCGACCACGCCCTACGAGCGACTGCGGGCCCAGTGGCGCGAGCACGCCGCGGCATCGGGACGCTTCGAGGAGGAATGGGAACGCTGGCTCGCGGAGGGCGTCGTTCCTGGCACGCGGCTGCCGGTGCAACAGGCCGCCGTGGATGCCGCGTCGGTGCTCGCGGCGGTCCAGTCGCTGCCGCCCTCGGGGGACGGGCTGGAGCTGCACTTCGTCACGGACACCAAGGTCCATGACGGTCGCTACGGCGCCAATCCCTGGCTCCAGGAACTGCCGGACCCGGTGACGCAGCTCACCTGGGACAATGCCGTGTGGGTGAGTCCCGCCACGGCTTCGCGCCTGTCGCTGGTGCGAGGCGACCGCGTCCGCCTGGAGCTTCGCGGCCGTTCGATGGAAGCGCCCGTGCTGGTGGTTCCCGGGCAGGCCAATGACACGCTCACGCTGCCGCTGGGGTACGGCCAGCGCCTGGGCAGTCCGGTGGCGCGCGGCGTGGGCTTCGACGCCCAGGTGCTGCGCTTCCAGGACGCGCCCTGGTGGGCCTCCGGCGTGCGGCTCACGCGCGTGGAAGGCCACCACGACTTCGCGCTGACGCAGGAGCACTGGCACATGGAGGGCCGGCCCATCGCGCTCCAGACGACGGCCGCCCGCTTCGCGGCACAGGGCGATGTGCGGCTCCCCGCGCTCCAGGCATCGGAAGCACACCTGTATCCGCCTCGGCCGGTGTCAGACGCGCCGGGCCATCGTTGGGGCATGGCCATCGACCTGCACCGTTGCACGGGGTGCAGTGCGTGTGTGGTGGCGTGCCAGGCGGAGAACAACATCCCCGCCGTGGGGAAGGACCAGGTGCGGCGCGGGCGGGAGATGCACTGGCTGCGCATCGACCGCTACTTCATGGGGGACGCGGACAACCCCGCCGTCATCACCCAGCCGCTGATGTGCGTGCACTGTGAGTACGCGCCTTGCGAGTACGTGTGCCCCGTGGCCGCCACCGTCCACTCGGACGAGGGGCTCAACCAGATGGTCTACAACCGCTGCGTCGGCACGCGGTACTGCTCCAACAACTGCCCCTACAAGGTCCGGCGCTTCAACTACCTGGAATACAACCGCGGCGGGCCCCTGGACCGGATGTACCGCAACCCCCAGGTGACGGTGCGTTCGCGCGGGGTGATGGAGAAGTGCACGTACTGCGTGCAGCGCATCGAGGCCGCCCGCATCACCGCGCGCGTGGCTCATCGTGCCATCCGGCAAGGGGAGGTGCGCACCGCGTGTCAGCAGGCGTGTCCCACGGAGGCCATCGTCTTCGGTGACTTGAACCAACCGGAGGACCCCGTCACGCGGCTGCACCAGGACCCGCGCCACTACGCCTTGTTGAACCACCTGGGGACGCAGCCGCGCACCGTCCACCTGATCCGGCTGAAGAATCCAAGCGAGGCCACGGGATGA
- a CDS encoding dicarboxylate/amino acid:cation symporter, translating into MKKLVSAWFRIPFWQRVLGAFVLGAVAGWLVGEPAGPWFQPLGTLYVNLIKMIATPLVFFAVINAVAALHGQKSMAVLGGKTFLWFGVTAALAVGVGLGVAALLRPGEGVGQLMATETYKPRDVPGPIQVLLDVVPTNPFAALANGKILQVIFFAGLLGFALVKLGAKTARLRELVREASDAMIQVTRFVLELTPLGTFGLIAALVGTYGFERLLPLGKLVLALYVACALHIVFVYGGLLMTHGLNPLRFFRGAAPGMQVAFVSSSSFASMPVALRAVTNNLGVNKDYAAFAVPLGASIKMDGCGAIYPAIASLFVAQYFSLELSASQYFIILLASVLGSFGTAGVPGTAVVMATVVLSSAGLPLEGLGYLLAIDRVLDMMRTMTNVTGQMLVPVLVAREEGLLDAAVYNGAAPAIALEEDAVKAD; encoded by the coding sequence CGCTGGGCACGCTGTACGTCAACCTCATCAAGATGATCGCCACACCGCTGGTGTTCTTCGCGGTCATCAACGCGGTGGCGGCGCTTCACGGGCAGAAGAGCATGGCGGTGCTCGGCGGCAAGACGTTCCTCTGGTTCGGCGTCACCGCCGCGCTGGCGGTGGGGGTGGGCCTGGGCGTCGCCGCGCTGCTGCGTCCCGGGGAGGGCGTGGGCCAGCTCATGGCCACCGAAACCTACAAGCCACGGGACGTGCCGGGCCCCATCCAGGTGTTGCTGGACGTGGTGCCCACCAACCCGTTCGCGGCGCTCGCGAATGGGAAGATCCTCCAGGTCATCTTCTTCGCCGGTCTGCTGGGCTTCGCGCTGGTGAAGCTCGGCGCGAAGACGGCCCGGCTGCGCGAGCTGGTCCGCGAGGCCAGCGACGCGATGATTCAGGTCACCCGCTTCGTGCTGGAGCTCACGCCGCTGGGCACCTTCGGCCTCATCGCCGCGCTGGTGGGCACCTACGGCTTCGAGCGGCTGTTGCCGCTGGGGAAGCTGGTGCTGGCGCTGTACGTGGCGTGCGCGCTGCACATCGTCTTCGTGTACGGCGGCCTCCTGATGACGCACGGGCTCAATCCGCTGCGCTTCTTCCGGGGCGCCGCGCCCGGCATGCAGGTGGCCTTCGTCAGCTCGTCGAGCTTCGCGTCCATGCCGGTGGCCCTGCGCGCCGTGACGAACAACCTGGGCGTCAACAAGGACTACGCGGCCTTCGCCGTGCCGCTGGGGGCCAGCATCAAGATGGATGGGTGCGGTGCCATCTACCCGGCCATCGCGTCGCTCTTCGTCGCGCAGTACTTCAGCCTGGAGCTGTCCGCGTCGCAGTACTTCATCATCCTGCTGGCGTCGGTGCTGGGCAGCTTCGGCACCGCGGGCGTGCCCGGGACGGCGGTGGTCATGGCCACGGTGGTGCTCAGCTCCGCGGGCTTGCCGCTGGAGGGGCTGGGCTACCTGCTCGCCATCGACCGCGTCCTCGACATGATGCGCACGATGACCAACGTCACGGGCCAGATGCTGGTCCCGGTGCTGGTGGCGCGCGAAGAGGGCCTGCTGGATGCCGCCGTCTACAACGGTGCGGCCCCCGCCATCGCGCTGGAAGAGGACGCGGTGAAGGCGGACTGA
- a CDS encoding DUF3341 domain-containing protein, which produces MSRWVLGEFRSPERMVEAARALRASGFLRLDAHTPYPVEDVDAVLGVSGSRLPLLALIAGVGGAAGAYVVQWFTQAVDWPLNVGGRPLHSGPAFIPITFESAVLAAAGAIFLGVIVACGLPRVTHPFFDLEAFRSASIDGFWLAVAVDGSEGVDAVEGALRQLGAAVVLAVEGRR; this is translated from the coding sequence ATGAGCCGCTGGGTGCTGGGAGAGTTCCGCTCGCCGGAGCGGATGGTGGAGGCGGCCCGGGCGCTGCGGGCGTCGGGCTTCCTCCGGTTGGACGCGCATACCCCGTATCCGGTGGAGGACGTGGACGCCGTGCTGGGAGTGTCCGGTTCGAGGCTGCCGCTGCTGGCGTTGATTGCCGGGGTCGGCGGCGCGGCGGGCGCCTACGTCGTGCAGTGGTTCACGCAGGCCGTGGACTGGCCGCTGAACGTAGGCGGCCGTCCGCTGCACAGCGGCCCCGCCTTCATTCCCATCACCTTCGAGTCCGCGGTCCTGGCGGCGGCGGGTGCCATCTTCCTGGGGGTCATCGTGGCGTGTGGCCTGCCGCGCGTGACGCATCCGTTCTTCGACCTGGAGGCGTTCCGCAGCGCCAGCATCGACGGGTTCTGGCTCGCCGTCGCGGTGGACGGTTCGGAGGGCGTGGACGCGGTGGAAGGCGCCCTCCGCCAGCTCGGCGCCGCCGTCGTGCTCGCCGTGGAGGGCCGGCGATGA
- the nrfD gene encoding NrfD/PsrC family molybdoenzyme membrane anchor subunit → MSEPLPLAPVTADPLVVHPLLEERRPDAQLGEALLRPVLTAPGMGWWALVGVCAALTVLLVVAITITFVTGVGMWGNNIPVAWAFGIINFVWWIGIGHAGTLISAILLLFGMKWRSSVNRMAEAMTLFALVCAALFPLLHLGRPWKFYYLVPYPSSLRMWPQFRSPLTWDIVAITTYLTVSVLFWYLGLLPDLATARDTAKQPWRRRVWGLLSLGWRGSARHWRHWRTGYLLLAGLATPLVVSVHTIVSFDFAVAQLPGWHSTVFPPYFVAGAIFSGLAMVLSLLIPARRALHLHAVVTQAHLDALARLLLVSGLFVAYGYVQEHFFGWYSGNPYEMHAMNILRTGPYAPAFWTVFACNVLVPQLFWVARLRTQPVVLWCAALLVNVGMWLERFIIIVSPLSEDFLPASWRHYAPTWVDLSLLSGTVGLFGLGFLLFLRFLPPVPISEVKELQHELEASEAFAHDVSAREGGAR, encoded by the coding sequence ATGAGCGAGCCCCTGCCCCTGGCTCCGGTGACGGCGGATCCGCTGGTCGTCCACCCGTTGCTCGAGGAGCGACGCCCGGACGCGCAGCTCGGCGAGGCACTGCTGCGGCCGGTGCTCACCGCGCCGGGCATGGGGTGGTGGGCGCTCGTCGGCGTGTGCGCGGCGCTGACGGTGCTGCTGGTGGTGGCCATCACCATCACCTTCGTCACGGGCGTGGGGATGTGGGGCAACAACATCCCGGTGGCGTGGGCATTCGGCATCATCAACTTCGTCTGGTGGATTGGCATTGGCCACGCCGGCACGCTCATCTCCGCCATCCTTCTGCTCTTCGGCATGAAGTGGCGCAGCTCCGTCAACCGCATGGCGGAGGCGATGACGCTGTTCGCCCTGGTGTGCGCGGCGCTGTTCCCCCTGCTGCACCTGGGCCGGCCCTGGAAGTTCTATTACCTGGTGCCATACCCCAGCTCGCTGCGCATGTGGCCGCAGTTCCGGTCACCCCTCACGTGGGACATCGTGGCCATCACCACATACCTCACCGTGTCGGTGCTGTTCTGGTACCTGGGCCTGTTGCCAGACCTGGCCACCGCGCGGGACACCGCGAAGCAGCCCTGGCGGCGGCGCGTCTGGGGCCTGCTGTCCCTGGGGTGGCGGGGGAGCGCCCGCCACTGGCGGCACTGGCGCACCGGGTACCTGCTGCTCGCGGGGTTGGCGACGCCGCTGGTCGTGTCGGTGCACACCATCGTCTCGTTCGACTTCGCCGTGGCGCAGCTTCCGGGCTGGCACAGCACCGTCTTTCCTCCGTACTTCGTGGCGGGCGCCATCTTCTCCGGGCTGGCCATGGTGCTCTCGCTGTTGATTCCCGCCCGACGGGCGCTCCACCTGCACGCCGTGGTGACGCAGGCGCACCTGGACGCGCTGGCGCGACTGCTGCTCGTCTCCGGTCTCTTCGTGGCCTACGGCTACGTTCAAGAGCACTTCTTCGGCTGGTACAGCGGAAACCCCTACGAGATGCACGCGATGAACATCCTGCGCACCGGCCCCTATGCGCCGGCGTTCTGGACCGTCTTCGCCTGCAACGTGCTGGTGCCACAGCTCTTCTGGGTCGCCCGGCTGCGCACCCAGCCGGTGGTCCTGTGGTGCGCGGCGCTGCTCGTCAACGTGGGCATGTGGCTGGAGCGCTTCATCATCATCGTGTCTCCGCTCAGCGAGGACTTCCTGCCTGCGAGCTGGCGGCACTACGCGCCCACCTGGGTGGACCTGAGCCTGCTGTCTGGAACCGTGGGGCTCTTCGGGCTGGGCTTCCTGCTGTTCCTTCGCTTCCTGCCGCCGGTTCCCATCAGCGAGGTGAAGGAGCTCCAACACGAGCTCGAGGCCTCCGAGGCCTTCGCCCACGACGTGTCGGCACGGGAGGGAGGCGCGCGATGA